Within Plasmodium coatneyi strain Hackeri chromosome 14, complete sequence, the genomic segment gggtgtgtgacCCAAAGCGTTCCAGGTTCCAAGACAACtatgtggcctggtgtttaaTTACCTTAGGGTTTACAGGGGTATAAAGGTGTGAAGacaaaaaaggtgtaaaggtcgaaggaaaaaaaaaaaaaaaaaaaaatgaaaaaaaagaatggaaaaaggaagaaaaaaaaataaaataaaaaaaaaagaaacgaaagcaaataagtatatacatacaaacataCATGCGCAGTCGCATTGCATACGCACGACAGCAAAAAGCAGTCGCACAAGATTGTTGTTCAACCCCCCTCGTTCCAATCCAATCCAGTTGAGTCCAGTCCAGCCCATCACCATGTTGTTCAACAAGctgtttaaaaagaaaacggaGCTGGAGGTGGACGTGTACTTGATAAAGGACGAGCAGTGCAATCCACATATGCTTGACTGCAAATTATACGTTAACAACAGGGGGAGGGGGTATGATGACCAGGTGGTCATATGGAACAGCTCGAAAAAACTTACCCTTAATGAAGATTCCATCCACGACTTCAAATACCACGAACTAGACATGTGCCAATttaaatacataaaaaatggactaGTGGAGGAGTACGGATTGGTGTTTTCGAAGGTCGAAAAcatgtattatttttttaagtacattATGCTGTCCTATTTGAAGGGGAATATAGTTTTATGTAGAAGGGTCAATCTGTTTAAGTATGAGGAGCCGGTGAAGGTGCTCTACAAGAAGGACCATCTGGGTCTGTTAACATTTAACACGGCCAAGTGTGAACACCTGTTGGTTGTTCTCGCCCCGGAGAGGTCCCCGCTGGACGTTTCGTGCCAGCACCTGTATGAAGAACTCACCATGGAAAATGTGAGGGAGCTGTACAAAAGGAATAGGGTCTTCCTCATTTATGTGTTGAATTCCTTCAACGACATTTATCTGAGCAGGGAGTCCATTGGGATCCACGTGCATAGGTACTTGGTCAATAGCTTGTTCAGATTCTTCGAGTACAAGGCACTGTACGAGGGCGGAGACCGCTACGAGGAATACTTCGCAGAAGAGGTGTCAGGAAAAGCACTCACGGGGGAAGGATCACTCAAGAGGGAAGAACCAAATGTGGTGGTACTAGCAGATTCCTCCCCAGGGAACCATCAAACTACCGCCGAGGGAGACTTTTATAACGGTATGAAGGCAACCCCAATTGTAGACGACGAATTGCGGTCCTTGGACAAGGCCGTGGAGGGAGAAATTGACAGGATGGACAGGGGGGGACAACAAAGAAGTgataaaatggggaaggacAAGCGGGGGAAGAAACACACAGCTGGACAGACGGACGAGGGACCCGAGAACGAACTTCCCCCGCAGCTACACCAGATGAGCGAAAAATTTCTCATCATTCTCGAGTCGGAGGACGTCCTCATTGACCACATCAGGGGGATACTCATCTACAGGCAGGACTTCCAAAATGATATCGTCAGCATTAAGAGGGACTTCATGGAGACTCAAACGACAACCGGAGTGACAAGCGAAACGGTGGCGGACCCAACGGAGGGAGATTTCCACACGGGGGGGTCCACCCCGAAGGGTGGGTTCGTCCTTCTCTCCGACTCGGACGCGACTGACGTATCTGACATGACTGACTCGTCTGACGTGATCGAGTTGGAAGAAGGAGGGTACCCAAGAGATAAGACCAGCCACACAGATGGTATGAAGTACAAATTTGTGAATACGAGCGGAAAGCTCTCCTTCGTGTTGAGGCAGAATCACATCCcacagaaaaggaagcgaAGGGTTAAGGTAAACAGGAAAAGTGAATCCTTAGGAGGAGAAATAAACTACGACGACGTACGCAACGATTTAAACATATACACCTTTGACGAatatggaaaggaaaaaaaaatctacaaTTCAAGTGAAGAAATTTTCAGATACAAGTATGAGCAGTGTGTTCCGAAGAGCATCCACGTAAATGATGAACAGGGGAACAAAATACTCTTCCTTAACGAAAAGAATGATAAGcacttattcatttttgatACGAATAGAGAGAagattgtaaaaaaatgggacacAGAAAATGTGCCAATAAGTCAGCTGatcaggaaggaagaaaatatctACTGTGGGTACAACAAGAAAAGTTTGTACTTTGTCGATACGAGGATTAAATCCTGTGTGCAAAATGCATTGCTGTATGGGAGAAACACACCCGACATTGAGCAAGCCACTGTGGACAACAGGGGAAGAATTATCTTAACCAATGCTAAGGGGGAGATTAAATATTatgatggaaaaataaataaaaataatgtccTTAAGAAGAGTAAAAATGTATTACTGTGTGCGAATGACATTGTACATTTGTGTACAACATCCGATGGAGTTTATTCCATTGTGACTTGCCAAAAGAGTGTAGTGATATGCGAGAATTGTGTTCGAAGTTGTAGCCTTTTTGAGCGagtcataaaaaaggaggaacgcCTCGAACAGAAGAAGTTCCTCCTACAAATTCACTACGTTGATGTTTTTACATACAATCTTGGGGACTACAAATTTGAGAAGAGCACCGTCAGTAGTGACAACTCCCTCCTGTTTACCTTGTCTGCCAAGTTTTACGTCGTTTGGAACTTTAAGGAGGTCCTGAATGGGCGCATTTCCTACGTAATTAAGAAGGCCACGGAGGACATTTCTGATATATCGTACTTCAACTTTAGCGATGTGCAGGGGGTCATCGTCGCAACGGAGAATTCGCTCAAGTCGAAGAAGATCACCAGCGTGTAGCACTGCGCGCAGCGGGGGGAAACTCCAAAAAGGgctagctagccaaaatgaaacgcagtagaaaaaaaaaaaaaaaaaaaaaaaaattatccccgCCAAAAAACTACATACTTCATGGGGGGGTTATAATGTACGATTCGCTCGACGCGTCAATTTTTCCATCCCTTTGGTGAaggtgggaaggaaaaacctttcctccttcacagTGTCCCTCCCCTTTTGAAAGTGctaaaagaggggaaaataaccCCTTCATAGAACTCGCagtgtatattatatacttGGACCAAATGGGTACAACAAatgcaatattttttttttttttttttccgcgaaATTTAAAAGAGGGCGAATTTGACCCTTAGGCGGTGGACCTTTCAACCGACTTAAACGTTTTACATGTTGGTCAGCGTATGGGCTGTGCATAAAGgcatattcttttctttttttttggaagggGGACGAGTGCAGGTGCACCTTTTGTAGGAACACCAGAGGAGACAGTTCGAGTGTACGCGTTGTGCACTATACGCACGTGGGGTGCTTCCGATTAACATGCGCGAAAATGCAACATACAGGCGAATGCAAAGAACAAGCGAACCGCAAAGGTATATTTGAGCGTGCGTCGTGTGAGTGCATACCAGTACACGGGCATACGTATATGCATTGACTGCGCATTTACCATTCAGTATCCTCCCTTTTGGCGCGACCGCAATTTTGCGCGTTCATATGCTTCCCCCCACTACTTTGCATAGAAGAGGAAAGCAAAGGTCTCCTACCACATCTTCCCTTGGCGACGATTTCTGGGCGTATTCGCTTGGGCATCCCTTTCCTCATAAATCACTAcgttatttttcctttattttgcctctttttttttgcatgttttTACTGCGCAGATGTATTCCCCTGCTTTCATTCCATCCTCCATATTCCTgcatctttttcttttttttttttttcttcatgttTTCTCCTCGTCACCCTTTTTGCCCGTATTTTCTCCgcctcccccttcttcttttttccttcttcctgccatccttccttttttctcttccccctttcatatttttacgtTGTCACCattttacaaatttatttttctcctcacgTTGTTTTTGCCTGAATTTGCCATAAATTTCTTTGCCCCTTTACTGTTTCTTTTACGCTCGACGCTTACCTTCGAGATATCCCCAGAAGGGGTGAGTAAAGAACTCCATGTGAATGCCTCGCTCGCTTGATTCTTGTGGAAGATCCTCTACCAAGTGTAGCTCTTTCCCGGCGTCGTTTGCGCGAGAGGGGACAGAAGTTGGTGACGCGGTTAGGGGCGTAGCTGTAAGTGCAGTTTTACAATTTTACTCACCGTCGTGGTGCCGGTTCAGGGACGGCGTGAGGCGGAACCTATCCCAGTGACGCGGTTGGAGGCACACACGTCGTTCGTGGTCGCACCTACGGGCCATTTTACGTAGCGCCATTTCGTCGCTCCGAGcaggagaagaggaagaggtcGTCTATACCCACCTCGATTggcaaacaggaaaaaaaagtaaaaaaaataataaaataaaatttgtaGCTTCCTTAAAACAAAGTTGTATGCAAAATGAGCGAAGAAATACCGAATGCAACCATCGATGGAGTTCCCAACGACAGACTACACATACAGAACATCCCTCCTCACCTGACGGAGTCGCACCTGAGAAATTTATTTGGAAACGCAGGCTACGTCATAACAGACGTGtgttattttaataaaaacagaaaacaGTCAAACAATGGTTTTATGAACAGGAAGGTCTACAACACTGCACTCATTACGTTTAACACACATGAAGAGGCGTTAAGTGTCTTGAAGAACATCAAGAGCATGATTGATACAAGCAGGCAGGAGAAGAGCATCGAGGCGAAGTTCGCTGTGCCCAATGTGAATAGCAATTCAAGTGcaaagaataataatagcGGCCATGTCGGTGGGGGTAGCGGTGGAGGCCCACAAGGTCCATTTGGCAATAACAATTTCCAAAGGAGCTTTAACAACCATGACGATTTTAGCAGCGGCGGGATGAACAACTACAATCATTTTAACAGTGCCGGAAATGTACAGGGAAATTTGGCTACCAGGAATATgatgaagggaaagaaccCAAATAACGgaatgatgatgacgatgatgaatAGTGTGAACAATACGAGTGGCATGAACGGAGTGGTCAGCCCAAATGACCGACATATGAATGGGGGTATGTTTAATCAGAAAAATAACTTCATGCTGAATAATCCCAACTTGGGTAATGGGAAGAGCATGCCCGAAATGGTGAAATCGGAGGGGGACTTCTCCCCCCGAGGTAATACTGGCATGGGGAACATGCACAGTGTGGGTGCCGTTAGCGGGGTTGGCCCTGTTGGTGTGAACGCCATGAACGGTTTGCACGGTAATGCGCACCCAGGAATGGGTCCTGCCATGTTCAGGCAAATGCAAAGCAACAACAATGGAGGTGTCTTCCAATCGAGCGACCCCGTAATGGAGGAATGTAATGAAAATATTGAAGGCCTAAGTCTGTGGGAGATCTACAAagataagaacaacaacacctTTTATTATAACAACCTCACAAAGCATAGTCAATGGAACAAACCCATACACCCAAATAAGTTGTtccattttaataacaatgATAAGACAAAGTTGAACGGTCCCAATGGAagcaatttgttcatttttcacatacCAAGTGAATGGACCGACTTGGATTTATTTCAGCACTTCTGCTGCTTTGGAAATATAATATCGTCTAAAATTCAGAGAGACAACACGGGGAGGAACTCTGGGTTCGGCTTCGTGAGCTACGATAACACCCTGAGTGCGCAACATGCCATTCAGTTTATGAATGGGTACTTTGTGAATAATAAGTATTTGAAGGTGCAGCTGAAGAAGGGCGAGGCGGCGGAGAAGGCCTAGGAGTTGCGCGGGGCAGAGTGAGTATGATTGTGAGAAGTGAACTGTGATAAGCATGTGTGTAGGTAGGACGAGAGGGAGAGGGAAAGATGCCCATGTTACCTATAGAGGAGAGCTTCCTACCGATGACCAGCAGGAAGATACACCCCACACATGCACACCACGTGAATATGATGCGCGCGCACAGCCGCCGCTACTATGTGTTTGTCTTTATCCATTTCCATGTGTGTTTGCATTTAACTTTTCCCCACTTGCTTGTTGTGCACCCGTGTTGGGCGCAACAGTACACACTGTCACGTGCAgagggaacatttttttaatttaccaTGTAAAGTGAGGCCACGAAAGGGGGCAGAATGAGAATGCAATCATTTTAGCTGATCAGGAGTGGCAAACCTTCCACCGCTAAAACAAACCTCGAAGGATCGCTGCACACACATGCGTACATGTACAAGAagtgcgggaaaaaaaaaaaaaaaaaggaaccaagTGGGCCACCAATGAAAGCACACCCAATTGCACAATTATCCGAATTATAGcacaaatttattttaaaaaattgctaaaGTGATTTATTTTAagccaaaaaggagaagaaaccaTTCGTGTGCCTCCACCTTAACTTCACATTGTGCGtgacatgtgtatatgtacatatatatatgtttatttattatttattttttttttacttcatcaGATACGTCCCCTTTGTATGCCTTTTACAGCTAATTCGATTTCACGTCCCCGTCTATTTTTGCATAAGCACGCGTGTGTACCCGTGGACGCACTCCATTGGGGCGGATTTGTGCCCCTGACGTGTGCGCAACGGGTTTATAATAACCGTTGTAATGGAAAAACTGGACAACGTACCTTCTTCCTGTTATATATTTAACTCTTGTATCAAGTCGAAGGGATCTTCCCATTAAATCGCTCACCCAGTAATGCTCTGTGCGCCATGCACATTCCCATTCTCGGCAAAGGAATGTACGAGCGGTAAGAATGCCAAACGGGGAGGTCTTCTATAGCAGGACCCTACCAGCTTGGCCCACGTGGGTCCCTACGAGTAGCCTTTCCCCCCATTCGCATTTCATCCGAACGTTCACATGTTCCATGGGAAAGggagcatttaaaaaaaaaatcccgcACAAATGAATAATCCCCTCTAGTATTTATTTACCTTCGGGAAGTTCACTGCTCTGCTGGTTAACTCCTTAACCACCAGTTGATGCCCCTTGCTGCAGGCACGTGAGAggaatttttcaaatgaaaaacgaaaacaaaGTGTGCAAAGTTAATAAAGTTGTCTCGTGGCCAAAGGTTAGGCGGACCAAAATGGAGATAATCAAATCGGCATGAAGGTGTAGCGTACGGGGGTGTAATTACCCATGctggaaagagaaaaaaaaatcttttcAGTGCTTACCATGTTGGGTAATAAACAAAGGCACGCATGTAAATACATTTAATCAACAAGCGGGAATGCATTTGCTAAGGGGTGTACCTGTGTGTGCTAGATTAACGGAATGGGTTGCAACAGGTAAGCATGACAAACAGGTTTCCCACCGGATGGTCCATAAGGGatatgaggaaaataaaaaaaaaatggaggcaTAACTGGGTGCGAAATGTTGGCATCTAGCATTCGTTCACCCGGTTATGGTTCCCTTCTGGTGGGCCAGCTCAGCGGCTAGCCGAGTGATCATCCCGTGCGTGCAGTGCGCTTTCCTGATTAATTCGGTCCTATTTCGCTACTCCCAcggaagggggaaggggttCATTCGGGTGTGGCTCTTCCTTTTGTATTTGATCTTTTTCGACATTCCCATTATGGTTCACCTCCTTATCATCCTTGCTGTGTTGCTTTGTGTACCCCCCGGGGGGGCTACTCTCCGTCTGTCTTTCCTTATGGGTGGATACGTCCCCACTGCTACCTTTATCATTTGGGGGCTGCGTGGTGGCATTATCATCGTGGGCATCACTTCCTACTGTGCCGCTTCCCTCCACGTTATCCTTCTTCTCGATAAAATCGTACACAATCATATTCGGTTCATTCCTGTTTTGgggtttcttcttctggttGTTTGGCTCCGTCGTGCTAGCTGCTAATGCACTTGTGGGAGTAGGTGGGGCCTTGAACTCCTTCGCGTCACCCATAAAATTGGGGAGAGGACTATCAGGCGGTTGAGTAACCTCACGATTCAGGCTGTTTACATACCTCCTATACTTAACCGCAGTAACAAAAAcgaatgttaaaaaaatgaaaaaataaataatgtaCAGTCGGTACTTGTTTAAgagttgttttttctttatcaaGTGGATCAGATTTTTTGCTTGCTCTAATTTATCCCTAACGAAAGGCATATTGGAtaatcccttttttatggAGTCCCTCTGTCTGTTGAGGTTTTGCAGAACGTCGTTACTTATGTACTCTGCGTTGGTTAACAGAATTTTTGATTGGTTTATGTAAATGTCTCCTTCTTCGAGAAGGTCTACATCGCTCAGTAGCATCACTCGATCATCATAGCTGttgttcatttcgtttttttctctttccttggCGAGGTAGTTTTCTTTGAGTATATTTAGCTTGCCTTTATACTCGGTTATCTCTCTATGCAAATCGTTGAGATCGCTCTCCTTGTTCCCTATCAGTGAATTTGCCTCCACTTCGAGTTGCATTCTTTGGAACATGTTTTCTGCGCTTCTGATGGCCTTTTCGTAAATATTTAGCAACTTGTGCTTGTCTGAGTTATTGTCCTTGAGGATCTTTTCCGTGTAGGACACCGTCCGGATGTACTCCTGG encodes:
- a CDS encoding Clustered-asparagine-rich protein, yielding MSEEIPNATIDGVPNDRLHIQNIPPHLTESHLRNLFGNAGYVITDVCYFNKNRKQSNNGFMNRKVYNTALITFNTHEEALSVLKNIKSMIDTSRQEKSIEAKFAVPNVNSNSSAKNNNSGHVGGGSGGGPQGPFGNNNFQRSFNNHDDFSSGGMNNYNHFNSAGNVQGNLATRNMMKGKNPNNGMMMTMMNSVNNTSGMNGVVSPNDRHMNGGMFNQKNNFMLNNPNLGNGKSMPEMVKSEGDFSPRGNTGMGNMHSVGAVSGVGPVGVNAMNGLHGNAHPGMGPAMFRQMQSNNNGGVFQSSDPVMEECNENIEGLSLWEIYKDKNNNTFYYNNLTKHSQWNKPIHPNKLFHFNNNDKTKLNGPNGSNLFIFHIPSEWTDLDLFQHFCCFGNIISSKIQRDNTGRNSGFGFVSYDNTLSAQHAIQFMNGYFVNNKYLKVQLKKGEAAEKA